Proteins from one Oncorhynchus tshawytscha isolate Ot180627B linkage group LG16, Otsh_v2.0, whole genome shotgun sequence genomic window:
- the LOC112215956 gene encoding epithelial membrane protein 3 — protein MAYLLMFVTLLHLITLAMLFIATMEKSWWVWDGMENSDLWYNCRFDNDTGTWLCASSKETEWLQSVQVLMVLSVVFSSVSFLVFLGQLFTMSKGGLFYFTGLCQVFAGLTAFAAALIYTLHNQEILQDSRKLTEGHFGYCFILAWVCVPLLLISGVMYIHLRKKE, from the exons ATGGCGTACTTGCTGATGTTTGTGACCCTGCTGCATCTAATCACCTTGGCCATGCTCTTCATTGCCACCATGGAGAAG TCCTGGTGGGTATGGGATGGGATGGAGAACTCAGATCTCTGGTATAACTGTAGATTTGACAATGACACTGGAACCTGGTTGTGTGCCTCCTCCAAGGAGACTG AGTGGCTCCAATCAGTCCAGGTGTTGATGGTGCTGTCTGTGGTCTTCTCTTCGGTTTCCTTTCTGGTTTTCCTTGGGCAGCTCTTCACAATGTCCAAAGGGGGGCTATTCTACTTCACCGGGTTATGTCAAGTCTTTGCAG GTCTCACTGCATTTGCGGCTGCTCTCATCTACACGTTGCACAACCAAGAGATCCTCCAGGACTCACGAAAGCTGACCGAAGGACATTTTGGCTACTGTTTTATACTGGCCTGGGTGTGTGTGCCGCTGCTACTCATCAGTGGAGTCATGTACATCCACCTACGTAAGAAAGAGTGA